In Alphaproteobacteria bacterium, the sequence GATACGATCGGGATTCCACGCGCTCACGACCGACGCGGCGGCATCCGACAGCGGATTCCAGTAGCGCATCGACACGAAGGCGCGGAACCGGTGATCGGGAAAGCGTCCGGCCAGCGCCCGCTCCAGCGCGCGCGCCTGCGCTTCGGTCTGTGGCAGGATCGGCGAGCGACCGCCGATGCGGCCGTAGATCTCGCGCGCGACAGGCGCGCGGCGCCCTGCGATGAAGCGCGCCAGCGGCCGACGGATGAATCCCGGCGCGCCGATGATCGCCGGATCGCTGAACAGGTTGCGCAGGAACGGCTCGACCGCTTCGGGCGAATCGGGCCCGCCGAGATTGAACAGGACGATCGCGACCTTCATGCAACGCGTCCGTCGTCCCGAGCGCAGCGAAGGGCCTTGCGGTGGTACATCCGGACACAATGCATGCGTGTGACCGCGATACTGCTGGGTCCTTCGCTGCGCGCAGGACGACGGCAGCCGCTCATCGGCTCGACCACGCGCGCACGGTGTCGACCAGGCGCGCGACATTGTCGGGTGGCGTCTGCGGCACGATGCCGTGTCCCAGATTGAAGATGTGCCGGCCATCGGCCAGCTTGCCGAGGATGCGCCTGGTCTCGTGCACCATCGCCTCGCCGCCGGTCACCAGCATGACCGGATCGAGATTGCCCTGCACGGCGATATGCGGCTGCAGCTGCTCGGCCGCCCAATGCGCGCCGATCGCGGTGTCGATCGACAGCGCGTCGAACTCCTGCAGCCGGCGGTACATCAGCGCCGCGGGACCGACACCGCGCGGAAAGACGATGATCGGCAGATCGGGTCGCCGCGCCTTCAATCCCCTGGCAATGGCGTGCATGGGCTGCACCGACCAGCGGAAGAGCTGCTCCTCCGGCAGCACCCCGGCCCAGCTGTCGAAGATCTGCACCGCCTCGCATCCCGCCTCGGCCTGGCGATCGAGGTGATCGACGCAGGCCTCGACCAGCAGCTCGATCAGCCTGCGGAAGCTGTCGGGATGGCCGTAGGCCCATTGCTTGATCCTGAAGAAGTCGCGGCTCGATCCGCCTTCGATCATGTAGCTCGCGAGGGTGAACGGCGCGCCGCAGAAGCCGATCAGCGCCGTCTCCTCAGGCAGCGCCGCGCGCGTGGCGCGGATCGCGGCGTAGACCGGCGCCAGCTTGTCCTCGACCGCGGCCAGCGACAGCCGCGCCAGATCGCCGGGACCGGTCAGCGCCTCGAGCCTGGGTCCCTCGCCCTCCTCGAACCACACCGCCTGGCCCAGGCCGTGGGGGATGACGAGGATGTCGGAGAAGATGATCGCCGCGTCGAAGCCGAAGCGCCGGATCGGCTGCAGTGTCACCTCGGTGGCGAAGTCCGGCGTATAGCAGAGCTCGAGGAAACCGCCGGCCTTCTCGCGCACAGCGCGATACTCCGGCAGATACCGGCCGGCCTGGCGCATCAGCCAGATCGGCGGGCTTTTCAGCCGTTCTCCCCGAAGGGTGCGGATCAGGTTTTTGCTCTTCTTCTCTTTCATGAATCTTGAATCTTAAGGAGGAGAAGAAGTAGGCCGTGTGGACCGCGGGGATCAAATTCATCCACGCGCTGCCCACAGGCGATGCGGGATGATGGATAGCATGGGGACAGCCGGCCCGGCACAAGCGATTTTGCCGCGATTCGGCTGAAATCCGGCGCGGCAACAATGCCGGGGACAACGGGGACAGGTTCGCTGTCCCCGTCTCCGCAATCAGCCGTGAACGACGATCCCCGTCGGGTGGATGTCGGCGAACGATCGGGACGGCCGTGTGCTGTAGCGGCCGGGTCGCGTCCCGGCGGTGCGAATCGGGGATGATCAGGTCGGTCGTCCACCTGTTATTCCCCGGCCGGCGTGGGTAAGCTTGGCCACGATGCGCAGCCGCAACTTCCACGTCCATCTGGTATCGGACTCGACTGGCGAGACCGTGACCAGCGTGGCGCGCGCCTGCCTGGTGCAGTTCGAGGGCGTGTTCGTCACCGAGCACACCTGGCCGCTGATCCGTACCGTAGGCCAGATCGACAAGGTCGCCGGCGCCATCGAGCTCAACCGCGGGCCGGTGCTCTACACGCTGGTTGATCCCGAGTTGCGCGACCGGCTGCGCGAGCATTGCCGGCGCCTGCAATTGCCCTGCGTCGGTGTGCTCGATCAGGCGATGAGCATGCTGGGCGTGCACTTCCACAGCAAGACGGCGATGTGGCCGGGCCGCCAGCACGCGCTCGACGACGAGTATTTCGGCCGCATCGACGCCATGCACTACACGCTGGCGCACGACGACGGCCAGTCGACGCACGACATCGACGACGCCGACGTGATTCTGGTCGGGCCGTCGCGCACCTCGAAGACGCCGACCTGCGTCTATCTCGCCAATCGCGGGGTGAAGGCGGCCAACATCCCGCTGGTGCCCGACGTGCCGCCGCCGCCGGAGCTGGAGAACGCGACGCGTCCGCTGGTGATCGGGCTGACGACCGATCCCGAGCGCCTCGTGCAGATCCGCCGCAATCGCCTGCGCCTGCTGCAGGAGGAGACCGAGAGCGACTACACCGACATCGAGAAGGTCCAGGTCGAGATGCAGGAGGCGCGGCGCTATTACGCGCGCAAGCGCTGGCAGAGCATCGACGTCACTCGCCGGTCGATCGAGGAGACCGCCGCGGCCATCATGCAGATCCTGGCGCAGCGGCGCGATGCGCGACGCGGCGAGGTCGCCGAATGATCGGACGCTTCACGGCGCTGATGCTGCTGGCCGCGGCGTCGTCGGCGCTGGCGCAGGGCGGCGACGTCATCGAGGTCAGGCGCGGTCCCAATTCGACGGTGTTCGGCTCCTGCGTGCCGTCGCTGCTCGCCCACAACCGCTCGCGGCTCGCGGTCGACTATGTCCAGGTCGATCTCGAATTCTCGCTGCGCGATGGCCGTACCCATCGCCATGAGTTCAAGTCGTCGTATCGCCATGGCGCGAGCCAGCCGATCGCCGCCAACGCGACACGTCCGCTGGTCATCCATGCCGACGAGTCGCAGCCGTTGAAGGCGGCATGCACCGAGATCGTGGGCGTTCGCGTCGTCGACGCGATCTGCGAGACCGACGGCAAGCCCTGCCCGACGCCGATCTCGGTCAGGACCGGTCGGTAAACTTGATGATCACCTGTCATCCCTCGCTGCGCTCGGGGTGACAACGCGATTGCCGTTCTAGCGCAGGGGGTAGTAGCGCGCGCGCATCAGTGCGGGCGGTGCGTCGGACGGGTTTGTCCTGAGATGCTCCAGCGCCGCCACGGCGACGGCGTCGCGCGCCTGGGCAGCGACGGCGTTGGCGCCGCGCGCCCATTCGACGGCCTTGGTGGCGTTGTTGGACTGGCGCTCGACCAGCGAGAGGCCGATCAGCGACTGGATCTCGCCGAACATCACGCGGTCGCGATACAGGATCAGGCGTGCGTCGGTGTAGAACGACCGCGCCGCGCCCGGCGCACGCCGGGCGACCTCGAGGTCGCCGAGGCAGAGCATGGCCAGTGCCTCGCCGAAGCGCACGCGATCGTCGCGGAAGATCTCGCGCGCCTCGTCGTAGGCCGAGCGTGCCCTCTCGATCTGGCCCTCGTCGCGATCGAGATCGCCCAGGCCAAGCAGGACGAAGGCCTGGCCGACGCGGTCGCGCTCCAGGCGGTAAAGCCGCTGGGCGTCGAGGAAGACCTTGCGCGCGTTGGCGACCTCGCCGGCGTTGCGCAGCAATTCGGCGTAGCTCAGCAGCGTGTTGGCCTCGCCCTGGCGGTCGTTGAGCGCGCGGTAGAGCTCGCGCGCTTCGCTGTAGGCGGCCACCGCCGCTTCGCGGTTGCCGGACTGCCGTTCGAGCTCGCCCAGACCGCGCAGGGTGTTTGCGACGCCGGCGCGGCTGCTGTCCTTGCGGTAGAGCACCAGCGCATCGCCATAGGCGGCCCGCGCGGTGTCGTAGCGGCCCAGCCGGCGGTCGATGTCGCCGACCGCGCCCAGGATCTTGGCTTCTCCCAGCGTGTTGCGGGCGCGGCGGAAGCTGTCGAGCGCACTTTCCAGGGTGAGGCGGGCGCCATCGACATCGCCGGCACGCAGCTGGTGCTGAGCGCGGTCGGCCAGCTTGGTCGCCCTGTCGGATTCGCCCCAGGGTCCCGGGCGGTCCCAGAACGGCGCGGCGCCAGAGGATGTCGAGATGCCGCCGAAGCGGTCCCAGGAGTAGAACGCCCAGCCGCCACCGCCGAGCAGAATAATCGGCGCCAGCATCATCAGAGTGGTGCGCCGCCCCCTGCCGTCACCCCTGCTGCTGCCGGCATACATCGCGATGTAAAGCACCACACCGACGAAGACGACGATCACCACCAGGCTGATCACCAGCATTGGCTTGCCATGTGCGAGATCGTCGAAGAGCTTGGAGAACATGGAACAAACGGCGCTGGGGTTGGTGGCCAACAGGCCTCAAGAACTGGATTATAAAATTACTGTAACGTCTTATAATACAGGAAATAAGTCCGATTAGGAATAGTTGTTCGCTGGCTACTCCGCCCCCGCCGCGCTGGCTGTCAGCTCGGCTGTGACCTTGGCCATGGGCCGGCGCGCGAAGCGGGAGTCGAAGGCCCGGATGGCCTCGTCGACCCGCCGGCGGATGTCGTCGAGCTTGCCCTCGTGGACGACCTTCAACCCGAACAGATCCTTCACATAGAAGACGTCGACCGCCCGTTCACCATATGTAGTGATATGCGCGGACTGGATTTGCAGGTTGCACCGGGTCAGCGCCCTGGTGACCGTGTGCAGGAAACCCGGCCTGTCGCGGCCATTGACCTCTATCACTGTGTGGGTATTCGAAGCGGCATTGTCGATCAGCACCCTGGGCTCGACGGTGAAGACCTGGTCGCGCGTCGGGTAGTTCGGCCGCTGCCGTTCGAGTTCCGCCGTGACGTCGAGCCGGTTGGTCAGCGCCAGCTCGAGCCGGGCCCACAGGCGCTGCAGGCGCTCAGGCTTGTCGAAGGCCATGCCGTCGAAATCCTGGATCCAGAATGTGTCGAGCGCCATGCCGTCGGACAGGGTGAAGATCTTGGCGTCGACAATGCTGGCGCCGGAGACCGCGAAAGCGCCGGCGAGGCGCGCGAACAGGCCGTGGGTGTCGAGGGTGTAGACCGTGACCTCGGTGACGGCGCGCTTTGCGTCGACGCGGTGCGCGATGTGCAGGGGCCTTGGCGCCTTCGCGGCACCGCGCACCAGCTCGGCCTGCCACGCCAGGGTCGGTGCGTCGAACGACAGCCAGTAGGCCGGCAGGCCGCGCGCGAAATGAACCTCCTTCTCGGTCTCGCTCCAGCCCGCCAGCAGCGGCGCGACTTCGGCCTGCGCCTGCTTCACGCGCTCGGCGCGGCCGCCCTGCAGCGTGCCGCCCGACAGCAGATGTTCCGCCGCGTAGTAGAGCTGGCGCAGCAGCGCCGCCTTCCAGCCGTTCCAGACATTGGGGCCCACCGCGCGGATGTCGCAGATGGTCAGCACCAGCAGCAGGCGCAGGCGTTCGGGCGACTGCACCAGCGCGGCGAAGTCGGCGATGGTCTTGGGATCCTGCAGGTCGCGCTGGAAGGCGGTGCCCGACATCGCCAGGTGATGGCGCACCAGCCAGGCCACCGTCTCGGTCTCGGCGTCGCTCAGGCCCAGGCGGGGCCCGAGCTGCAGGGCGACGTCGGCGCCGAGCACCGAATGATCGCCGCCGCGGCCCTTGGCGATGTCGTGCAGCAGCACCGCGAGATAGAGAACCGGCCGCGACAGCACCTTGTGCACGACCTTGGAGGCCAGCGGATGGTCCTCCTCGAGCTCGCCCTTCTCGATGCGCGAGAGGATGCCGATGGCGCGGATGGTGTGCTCGTCGACCGTGTACGTGTGGTACATGTCGTGCTGCGTCTGCGCCACGACGCGACCGAAATCCGGGATGAACTTGCCGAAGACGCCGGCTTCGTTGAGCCGGCGCAGGGTCGTTTCGGGATCCTTGCGCGAGGTCATCATCGCCATGAACAGGCGATTGGCCTCGGGGTCGGCGCGCAGCCTCGCATCCACCAGCTTGATGTTCTGCGTGATCAGCCTGAGCGTCGCCGGGTGGATGTCGATGCCGTTCTCCTGCGCGACATGGAACAGGCGCAGGAAGCGCACCGGCTCGCGCACGAAATCGTCGGCGCCGCCCACGGTCAGCCGCTCGCCGTCGACCTTGAAGCCCTCGAGCTGGCGCGGCTTGAGCGCCGCCAGGAGGAACGCCAGCTTGGGCTTGCGCCGCCGGCTGGCCTCGAGCGCGGCGATGAAGATGCGCGTCAGGTCGCCGACCGTCTTGGCGTGCAGGTAGTAGTGCTTCATGAAGCGCTCGACGCCGCGGCTGCCGGGCCGGTCGGCGTAGCTGGTGCGCCGCGCCACCTCGCGCTGCAGGTCGAACGACAGGCGATCGTCGGGCCGGCCGGTGAGATAGTGGATGTGGCAGCGCACCGTCGAGAGGAAGCGCTCGGCGCGCTCGAACTGGCGCGCCTCCGACGCGGCCAGCACGCCCTTGTCGACCAGCTGGGCGACGTCCTCGACGCGGTAGAGGTACTTGGCGATCCAGTACAGCGTCTGCAGGTCGCGCAGGCCGCCCTTGCCTTCCTTGACGTTGGGCTCGACGACGTAGCGCGAGTCGCCCATGCGCTGGTGCCGTGCGTCGCGCTCGGCGAGCTTGGCCTCGACGAAGTCGCGGCCCTCGCCCGCGAGGAATTTCTGCGCGTAGGCCTGCTTGAGCTCGCCGTGGAGCGTGCGTTCGCCCCACAGCCAGCGGGTCTCGAGCATCGCCGTGCGGACAGTGAAGTCGCGCTCGGCCTGGCGGATGCATTCCGGCACCGAGCGCGTCGCATGGCCGACCTTCAGCCCGAGGTCCCACAGGAAGTACAGCATGTATTCGACGATCTGCTCGCCGCGCGGCGTCTGCTTGTAGGGCAGCAGGAACAGCAGATCGATGTCGGACTGCGGCGCCAGCTGGCCGCGGCCGTAGCCGCCGGAGGCGACCAGGGCGATGTGCTCGGCCATGCTGGGATTGGCCGCGGGATAGATGCGCTCGACGACGAAGTCGAACAGGCCGCGGATCAGCTGGTCCATCAGGTATGACGTGGCGGCCAGCACCGCGGGGCCGTCATTGGCGAGATGCGCGTCCTTCTCCGCCTCGCCCTCGAAGCGCCGCCGGATCTCGGCGCGGCCCCTCGCCAGGGTTTCCTTGAACAGCGCCAGCACCGGACCGCGCGGCGGCTCTCCCCCCTCGGCCGGATCGCCGCACAGGCGCTCGATGTCGGCGAGCAGGGCCTGCCGGCTGATGATCGCGCGACGGCGCAGGATGTTGTCGTACAGGGCCGCCATGGGCTGCCGTCAATCTGGGGTCAGTCTGTCGGTGCTCAATGGGCCGCGTCGCTTTCGCCGTCAACCCGGGAGACATCCAATGCGGTCCCGCTTGTGCCTCGTTCTCGCGTTGCTGGCGGGTTTTGCCGGCGCGCCGGCCGCCGTGCTCGCCCAGGCCGGCAAGCCCGCCACGCCGCCGCCCGCGGCGCCGGCGAGCGAGCTGATCGACATCAACACGGCCGACAAGGCAATGCTGATGACGCTCGACGGCATCGGCGACGTGCGCAGCGACGCCATCATCAAGGGCCGGCCCTACCGGGCCAAGAACGAGCTGGCAGACAAGGGCATCATCCCGGACGCCGTCTACGACAAGATCAAGGACCGGATCATCGCCCGGCAACCGCCGCCGAAGCCCGCCAGGAAGTAGCTTCGGCAGGCCATTCGATAGCTGGGCTTAACTGACCGCCGGAATCATAATAACACGACGATTGTGTTTAAAGTGGGGATTTAACATTCTCACTTGCGAAGGCGGGTCGCCTCCGCGATATGACGACGATGCGCATCACCCTGAGCCGCCTGCCGCCGCTCAACTCGCTGCGGGCCTTCGTGGTCGCGGCGAAGCACATGAGCTTCTCGCGGGCGGCGAACGAATTGCATGTGACGCCGGCGGCGGTGAGCCAGCAGATCCGCCAGCTTGAGGACTATCTCGGCGTCGAGCTGTTCAAGCGCTCCAACCGCAACCTGCTGCTGACCGCCGAGGGCCAGTCCTGCCTGCCCGGCCTGACCGAGGCCTTCGACGGCATCGTGCAGGCGCTGCAGCAGATCTCGGCCGGCGGCAAGGCCGGCCCGCTCACCGTCTCCGTGGCGCCGTCCTTCGCGGCGAAATGGCTGGTGCCCAGGCTCGACGATTTCCGCAACGCCCAGCCGGAGATCGACGTGCGCATCACCGCGTCGATGAACCTGGTCGATTTCGACGCCGACGACATCGACTGCGCGATCCGCTACGGCTCCGGCAACTACGCGCCCCTGTTCCACGAGAAGATCCTCGAGGAGATGGTCTTCCCGGTGTGCAGCCCGTCGCTGGAGGTGATCGGCCGGCTGCCGGCGACGCCCGACGATCTGCGCCAGCTGACCCTGCTGCACGACGACAGTCCCGACCAGGATCCGAGCTGCCCCGACTGGCGCATGTGGCTGCGCGCCGCCGGCGTCAGCGGCATCGACTCCTCGCGCGGCGTGCGCTTCAACCAGTCGAGCCTGGTGCTGGAGGCGGCGATCGCCGGCCAGGGCGTGGCGCTGGCCAAGGGCCGCCTCGCCGCCGACGACATCCGCGCCGGCCGCCTGATCCGTCCGTTCAACGTCTCGCACGCTCTGGACTTCGCCTATCACTTCGTCTGCCCGACGCGGAAGACGGCGCTGCCCAAGGTCGCGGCGTTCCTGGCGTGGCTGCGCGCCCAGGCCGGCGGCGAAGCCGCGATTGATTCGACGGCCAAGGCGACCGCACCATAGGCGATGGTCCGGCCCGTCGCGCGCCTCCTCCTCTCGCAGCTGCTGCTGCTCGCCGCGCTGGCGTCAGCGGCGGCGCAGTTCGATCCGGCCCGGGTCCCGCCGCAGGCGCCGTCCGTCGCCGCGCTCTTTCCCGAGCCGCGGGTCACCTACGCCACGCCGTCCTTCGCGCCCGGCCGCGTCGATTTCACCACGCATGCCGAGCTGTCGGCGTTCCTCGCCGCGACCGGCGAGGGCGTCGCGCATGTCGCGCTGCGCACCATGGGCCGCTCGCAGCAGGGCCGCGCGATCGACGCGGCGATCTTCGCCCAGGGTGAGCGCGACATCGCCACGCTGCGCCGCAACGGGCGGCCCACCGTGCTGATCGTCGGCCAGCAGCATGGCAACGAGCCGGCCGGCGGCGAGGCGGCGCTGGCGATCATCGAACGCCTGGCGCGCGGCGACCTCGTGCCGCTGCTCGCCCATATCAACGTGGTCGTCGTGCCGCGCGCCAATCCCGACGGCGCCGAGGCGTTCCGGCGCGCCACCGCCAACGGCATCGATCTCAACCGCGATCATGTGCTGGCGCGCACGCCGGAGGCGCGCGTGCTGATCGGCCTGATGCGCGAGCTCGATCCGGCGCTGGTTCTCGATGCGCACGAGTACAGCGCCATCGGCAACTGGCTGCGCAACTTCGGCGGGCTGGCGCGGCCCGACGTGCTGGTCCAGGCCGCGACCCAGGCCAACCTGACTCCGGCCATCGCGCTCCTGCAGGACGGCACGTTCCTGCCCGCGCTGCGCAACGCCTTCGATGCCCATGGCCTGGTGCACGACTGGTACTTCACCGCCGATCGCGACCCGAAGGTGGTCAACATGGGCGGCATCGAGCCGGAGCTGGCGCGCAACGCCGCCGGCCTGCGCCATGCCGCCGGCATCCTGATCGAGACGCGCGGCATCGGCATCGGTCGCACCAACTGGAAACGCCGCGTCTTTGCCCAGGCGATCGCCATGGAGGCGGCGCTGAAGACCGCGGCGAGGAACGCCATCGCGCTCAACGTCGCGCGCGACGAGTCGCGGCGCTTCGACCTCGTGCGCGATCCGCTGCGTATGCTCGTGGTGCGCGCGCGGCCCACGCCCGAGCGGCGCGACATGGTGTTCGTCGATCCGGCAAGCGGCGCGCCGCGCACCGTCAACGTCGAGTGGCGCTCTTCCCTGAAGCTGGTGCCCGAGGTGACGCGGCCCCGGCCATGGGGCTACGTGCTGCCGCCCTCGGCCCTGCCGGCGGCGCGCCGGCTGGTCGAGCTGGGCATCGCCGTCGACTCACTGGGCGCCCAGGCCAGGCTCACGGTCGAGCGCTACCGGACGCTCGCCGTGGAGCGCGGCGCCGGCGGCAGGGTGCTGGGGCGCTTCGAGCTGGAGAGGGATGACGAAACGATTCCCGCCGGCAGCTTCTTCGTCACCCTCGATCAGCGACTGGCGACCCTGGCCGCCCTGCTGCTCGAGCCGGACAGCGCGTCGGGCTATGTCGCGCACGGGCTCGTCGCGCTCGATGCCATGGACCGCGTGCCGATCCTGCGCGTCGCCCACGTGCCCGATGCGCACGTGTTGGCGCTTTACCCCCTGCAATGAGGTAAGCTGGTCGCATGGCTGCAGCCGACGACACGATCTACGCGCTTGCCACGGCGGCGCCCACGCGGCGGGCCGGGGCCGGCATCGCCGTCATCCGCGTTTCCGGCAAGCGGGCGGGCGACGCCTATATCTTCCTGACCGAGCCGGGTGCGTTTCAGCGCGGCTTCTCGGCACGCGATCCCAGCCTCCCCACGCCACGAAAGGCCATGGTCAAGGCCATTCTCGACCCCGAGAGCGGCGAGGTGATCGATCGCGGCCTGGCCCTGTGGTTCCAGGCGCCCGGCTCGTACACCGGCGAGACGATGGCCGAGTTTCATATCCACGGCGGCCGCGCGGTGATCGCCGCGGCGCTGGCGGCGCTGGCCAAGCTCGATTTCTGCCGTCTCGCCGAACCCGGCGAGTTCACCCGGCGCGCCTTCGAGAACAACAAGCTCGACCTGACCTCGGCCGAGGCGATCGCCGACCTGGTGGCGGCCGAGACCGCGGCGCAGCGGCGCCAGGCCCTGCGCCAGTACGACGGCGCGCTGTTTCGCCTGTACGACGGCTGGCGCGACGTGCTGCTGCGCGCGGTGGCCCATCTCGAGGCCAGCATCGACTTTCCCGACGAGGGCTTGCCGGCGAACGTCGTCGCCAAGGTCTGGCCCGAGATCGAGCGCCTGCGCGGCGAGATCGCCGGGCATCTCGACGATCGTCGCGGGGAACGTCTGCGCGATGGCGTGACCATCGCCATCATCGGTCCGCCCAACGCCGGCAAGTCCTCGCTGCTCAACCTGATCGCCAGGCGCGACGCGGCGATCGTCGCGGCGACGGCCGGCACCACGCGCGACGTGATCGAGGTGCATCTCGATCTCGGCGGCTATCCCGTGACCCTCGCCGACACCGCTGGCCTGCGCGACTCGAGCGACCCGGTCGAGCAGGAGGGCGTGCGCCGCGCCAGGGCGCGCGCCGGCGACGCCGATATCCGCGTGCTGGTGGTGGAGGCGGGCGAGTCCGGCGACTGGCGGCGCGTGGCGCGCGACGTGTGGAGCACGGCCGATGCGTGGAACGGCGGCACCGACCTGGTGGTCGTCAACAAGGTCGACCTGCTGCCCGACGAAGGCGCCGGGATCGACGGCATGGCGGAGGATGTCGCCGACGATGGCTCGCGCCGCGCCGCCTATCTCGCCGTCTCGGCGCTGTCGGGCCGCGGTGTGGCGCGATTGCTCGAGCGGCTGGAGAACGCGGTGGCGGCGATGGTCGGCGCCGTCGAGATCGTCGGCGAGCATACCAGCCTGCTGGCGCGCGCCGAGGCCGCGCCGCCACCGCTCACCCGCGCGCGCCACCGCGAGGCGCTGACGCACTGCGTCCAGGCGCTCGATCGGGCAATGGAAGCGGCGCGCGCCGATCCCGATCTGCCGGAGCTGATCGCCGAGGACGTGCGCCTGGCCGCCCGCGCGCTGGCGCGCATCACCGGCCGCATGGACGTCGAGGACATGCTCGACGTGGTGTTCCGCGACTTCTGCATCGGCAAGTAGCCCCGGAGCGGGGCCGTCGCGCATGGTTTCGGAGTGGTTGTTTTCGGGCCGCGCCGCTCCAGCGGCGCTCATGACGCGTCGCTGGAGCGGCGCGGCCCGAACGCCTTGAAGACGCTGCCAGCTACTCCGCGGCGATGGCGGGCGCTGCGACGAGCGTTGCTTCGGGCGCGGTCGGCAGGACGAAGCGGAAGCGCGCGCCGCGGCCCTCGAGATTCTCGGCCGAGATGGTGCCGCCCATCTGGCGCACGATCTCGTAGCTGATCGACAGGCCCAGCCCGGTGCCCTTGCCGCCCGGCTTGGTGGTGAAGAACGGCTCGAACAGGCGCGGCAGGACATGCGCGGGAATGCCCGGGCCGTTGTCCTCGACGTCGACGACGACGCTGGAGCGGTCGGCCTTGGGATAGGCGCGCACGCGGATCGCCGGCGCGACATCGCCGGGCTTCTCGAGCATGGCGTCGCGGGCATTGAGCATCAGGTTGATCACCACCTGCTGCAGGCGGTTGGCGTGGCCCATCACCTGGCCGCAGCTCTCCTCGAGCTGCAGCTCGGTGGCGACGCTGGCCAGGCGCAGCTGCTCGTGCACCAGATCGGCGGCGCCACGCAGCGCGTCGGGCACCGAGAACGGCGTTGGCTGGTCGTCGGGCTTGCGCGCGAAGATGCGCAGGTCGCGGATGATGGTCGAGGCGCGCTCGGTCTGGTTGGCGATGCGCTCGAGCTTGCGCTCGGCGAACTCGCGGAACTCGGCCGGCATCTGGTCGGGCTCGGCGAGCTGGAATTCCTCACCCAGGGTCTCGGCGGCGAGACGGATGACGGCCAGCGGCTGGTTGATCTCGTGTGCGATGCTCGAGGCCATCTCGCCCAGGGTGGCGAGACGCGAGGCGTCGAACAGCCGCACCTCGGCGGCGCGCCGCGCCGTCTCGTCGACGCCCAGCAGCACCAGGTGGCGCATGCGGCCGTCCTCGGCGTAGTCGGCCTGGGCGGTGACGCGGATGATGCGCTTCTCGTGCCGCGTGTCGATCAGGGCGACGTCGAACTCGACCGGCGCCGGCGCGTGCGCGCCGTCGGCCACGGCGAAGGTCTCGACCAGTCGCACGTCAGGCGGGCAGGGGATGACGACGTCGAGCGGCTGGCCGACGACGTCCTCGTGGCTGCGCCCGGTGAGCGCGAGGAAGCCGCTGTTGGCCATGGTGACGCGGCCGTCGCGGTCGACCAGCAGGATCAGCGCGCCGCTGGAATGCACGA encodes:
- the hemE gene encoding uroporphyrinogen decarboxylase → MKEKKSKNLIRTLRGERLKSPPIWLMRQAGRYLPEYRAVREKAGGFLELCYTPDFATEVTLQPIRRFGFDAAIIFSDILVIPHGLGQAVWFEEGEGPRLEALTGPGDLARLSLAAVEDKLAPVYAAIRATRAALPEETALIGFCGAPFTLASYMIEGGSSRDFFRIKQWAYGHPDSFRRLIELLVEACVDHLDRQAEAGCEAVQIFDSWAGVLPEEQLFRWSVQPMHAIARGLKARRPDLPIIVFPRGVGPAALMYRRLQEFDALSIDTAIGAHWAAEQLQPHIAVQGNLDPVMLVTGGEAMVHETRRILGKLADGRHIFNLGHGIVPQTPPDNVARLVDTVRAWSSR
- a CDS encoding kinase/pyrophosphorylase is translated as MRSRNFHVHLVSDSTGETVTSVARACLVQFEGVFVTEHTWPLIRTVGQIDKVAGAIELNRGPVLYTLVDPELRDRLREHCRRLQLPCVGVLDQAMSMLGVHFHSKTAMWPGRQHALDDEYFGRIDAMHYTLAHDDGQSTHDIDDADVILVGPSRTSKTPTCVYLANRGVKAANIPLVPDVPPPPELENATRPLVIGLTTDPERLVQIRRNRLRLLQEETESDYTDIEKVQVEMQEARRYYARKRWQSIDVTRRSIEETAAAIMQILAQRRDARRGEVAE
- a CDS encoding tetratricopeptide repeat protein: MFSKLFDDLAHGKPMLVISLVVIVVFVGVVLYIAMYAGSSRGDGRGRRTTLMMLAPIILLGGGGWAFYSWDRFGGISTSSGAAPFWDRPGPWGESDRATKLADRAQHQLRAGDVDGARLTLESALDSFRRARNTLGEAKILGAVGDIDRRLGRYDTARAAYGDALVLYRKDSSRAGVANTLRGLGELERQSGNREAAVAAYSEARELYRALNDRQGEANTLLSYAELLRNAGEVANARKVFLDAQRLYRLERDRVGQAFVLLGLGDLDRDEGQIERARSAYDEAREIFRDDRVRFGEALAMLCLGDLEVARRAPGAARSFYTDARLILYRDRVMFGEIQSLIGLSLVERQSNNATKAVEWARGANAVAAQARDAVAVAALEHLRTNPSDAPPALMRARYYPLR
- a CDS encoding [protein-PII] uridylyltransferase, giving the protein MAALYDNILRRRAIISRQALLADIERLCGDPAEGGEPPRGPVLALFKETLARGRAEIRRRFEGEAEKDAHLANDGPAVLAATSYLMDQLIRGLFDFVVERIYPAANPSMAEHIALVASGGYGRGQLAPQSDIDLLFLLPYKQTPRGEQIVEYMLYFLWDLGLKVGHATRSVPECIRQAERDFTVRTAMLETRWLWGERTLHGELKQAYAQKFLAGEGRDFVEAKLAERDARHQRMGDSRYVVEPNVKEGKGGLRDLQTLYWIAKYLYRVEDVAQLVDKGVLAASEARQFERAERFLSTVRCHIHYLTGRPDDRLSFDLQREVARRTSYADRPGSRGVERFMKHYYLHAKTVGDLTRIFIAALEASRRRKPKLAFLLAALKPRQLEGFKVDGERLTVGGADDFVREPVRFLRLFHVAQENGIDIHPATLRLITQNIKLVDARLRADPEANRLFMAMMTSRKDPETTLRRLNEAGVFGKFIPDFGRVVAQTQHDMYHTYTVDEHTIRAIGILSRIEKGELEEDHPLASKVVHKVLSRPVLYLAVLLHDIAKGRGGDHSVLGADVALQLGPRLGLSDAETETVAWLVRHHLAMSGTAFQRDLQDPKTIADFAALVQSPERLRLLLVLTICDIRAVGPNVWNGWKAALLRQLYYAAEHLLSGGTLQGGRAERVKQAQAEVAPLLAGWSETEKEVHFARGLPAYWLSFDAPTLAWQAELVRGAAKAPRPLHIAHRVDAKRAVTEVTVYTLDTHGLFARLAGAFAVSGASIVDAKIFTLSDGMALDTFWIQDFDGMAFDKPERLQRLWARLELALTNRLDVTAELERQRPNYPTRDQVFTVEPRVLIDNAASNTHTVIEVNGRDRPGFLHTVTRALTRCNLQIQSAHITTYGERAVDVFYVKDLFGLKVVHEGKLDDIRRRVDEAIRAFDSRFARRPMAKVTAELTASAAGAE
- a CDS encoding helix-hairpin-helix domain-containing protein, whose protein sequence is MRSRLCLVLALLAGFAGAPAAVLAQAGKPATPPPAAPASELIDINTADKAMLMTLDGIGDVRSDAIIKGRPYRAKNELADKGIIPDAVYDKIKDRIIARQPPPKPARK
- a CDS encoding transcriptional regulator GcvA, whose translation is MRITLSRLPPLNSLRAFVVAAKHMSFSRAANELHVTPAAVSQQIRQLEDYLGVELFKRSNRNLLLTAEGQSCLPGLTEAFDGIVQALQQISAGGKAGPLTVSVAPSFAAKWLVPRLDDFRNAQPEIDVRITASMNLVDFDADDIDCAIRYGSGNYAPLFHEKILEEMVFPVCSPSLEVIGRLPATPDDLRQLTLLHDDSPDQDPSCPDWRMWLRAAGVSGIDSSRGVRFNQSSLVLEAAIAGQGVALAKGRLAADDIRAGRLIRPFNVSHALDFAYHFVCPTRKTALPKVAAFLAWLRAQAGGEAAIDSTAKATAP